The DNA sequence TAACATAGGCATTTTCATTGGATGGCACAACACGGAATTGACGGTGTTTTTCTCCAGCGTTTCGCGGGACAGTGTGACATAGAGAATGGGAATACGGGAATACGTCGTCTCCGAGATGAAGTTGGTGATTGTGTCAAAGATGCGGCTGAGAAAGAGGGTAGAGTGTTCACAATAATGTATGTTCTCCGCTTTTCCCAACGTCTCGTGTTCACACCTCGACACAGGTATGACGTTTCGGGTGTTCCTGCAGATCGAATTGCGAGAGTATTAGAATCGGATTGGAATCACCTGTTACACGACAAACGTATCCTGGAAAGTCCGAATTatttgagagagaaagggaagccGGTCGTCGCCCTGTGGGGTACGTTTTCCTTAGGATCGAATTCAGAAACACCTATCTGATCGTATCGATCAGGATTTGGGTTCGAGGGAAGAAACCATACGCCAGCGCTCGTAAGACATATTGTCGATTCCATTCGCTCTATCACACCTGGAGGAGCATATGTCATGGCAGGTGATTACTCCGAGAACACAAATTCAAGCTTGCTTTCTAACTCTATTTTCAAGGTACACCAACCTACTGGCGAACCGCCACAGAAGACGCCGATCGCAACCCCGAGTTCCTCGATGTTTGGCTCAACGATTTTGATGCCATTTCTCCATGGATGGTTGGACGGTTGCGGAATAACCAGGACGTTGAGAACTTTGCGgaattcaagatgaaggcAGATATTGACTTGTTAAAGAAGAGGCacgaagaagggaaaaggaaggtTGATTACCTTCCCGTTGTTTATCCGGGATTCTCTGTAAGTCCTTCCTGCGGCACTGATGATTTCGTTCCAACAAGTTCGTCGACAGGGATTCAATCTGAAAGATGGACGTTGGGGTTTTAACGATATCAAGAGAGAAGGTGGGAGGTTCTTGTGgaaacagatattcagtgcCAAACGTTTGGGAGTGCGGTCTATGTACGGGGCGATGTGGGATGAGTGAGGATTTCCACCTcgacttcatttttgtttctcTGATGCAGTTTCTGCTGTAGATATGATGAAGGGACGGCTCTCATACCTGTGGTTGAGAAGGCACGACTTTTACCAGATGGAGGTAAATTTCCCTTCCTGGCTCTCGACGCAGATGGATACGACATACCTGCTGATTGGTGAGAGCCAAAAAGGTTTATTATGTTGTTTCTATTTTCTAAATCTTCGGTGGCAGGTATATGAGAATCTGTGGTTTCGCGGCAGAAGGCCTTCGGAGCGAGCGAATGATTCATGAATCATTTCCTTCCAAGGAACTGCAAGACTATTGGTCGTCACGTCCTAGATATGAAGACATGAACAAAATAGATGGTGACCCGGAGGACAAAGTTGCAGGTAGTAGCAGACAGGCGTACGAAGAGTGGCTGGGTACTCAGAAAGAGAGTAAAGATGAGCCCCCACCTCCCCCGTATTCTCTCGAAGCAGAGGAAGTGCAAATCGGCGCTCCATCGGAAAGTACGGATACTAGTTCGACGGTACCTTCGACGTCCTCTCCTCAACCGGCACCATTTAGCTCTAATCCTATACCCGCTGCTATCAGTTCGATATCGAATCTTCAGCAATCTCCCGGTCCTGCACTCAATTCCCATCCTAGTACCCCGCAGCCACAAGTACAGGCAACTACAGACCAGCCCGCCAACATGACTACCCTGGCAGATGATTTTGCCAGACATAGAATATCGTCACCGTCATCTCCGGCTCCGCTCCAATCACCTATAATAGCGGCGGCCAGTTCAGTGCCTTCGTTCAATCCCCCGCATGCATCCGCACTGGCGGCGACGATGAGCATTTCGGCGAACGTCAGACCACCTTTATCCCCTCCTCCGCAACACCCTTCCTCCCGCCCACGTCCAAATCTAGCAACCCGCCCCCCCTCGACACGACCTCGACCACCCTCCCAAACATCTCGTCCCTCATCAAGACCGAATCCACCTGAGGTAAATCGACCCTCATCACAGACTTCCAGTCGACCTGAAGTGTCAGGTTTCGTTGATTTTCCTCAAGGGCCACAATTTCCCTCTCCTGAAGCGCAACCACTAACACAACCCCATTGGCCTCCCCCTGAATGGGGCGTTAACCAGCCTCAGTCACAACATACCCACCACCGTCCCCCCCCACCCGCACAGCAACCTTTTTACCAAGGTGACGATTATCGACCCCATCTCACACATACGCCGACCCCACCACTAAGTTCGTCACATTTTGGACCTACAGAGCCGACATCGTTTCAACAAGAGAATCTTTCCCAGTCCCCAATCTTCTTTCCCCAGGCGGCTATCAACTCCGTTGGTCCATCTCCAGTCATGAATTcatattcctcttctccctcctccACGTTCCCATCCAGTGTTCCTGTACCTCCCCGAAATCAAAACCATTATCCGTTCCCATCCGAACCTCATGCCCCCTATGCATTGCAACACACctttggttcatcttctcaAAGTCCTTGTAGCACGAATGCTTCTTATCCTCCTTATACTCATCAAACGCCTCAGGGGCCTCCATCCAACTCAAGTTTCCTTCAGGCACCCGTCAATGAGCCTGGGTCATCATATCACCATGGCCCTTCATACCCTATAGGACCGCCGAACAATGACAATAACCACTATGGCGGATATAGGCCATCATATACACAACCTTCCCCGACACCGACACCTGGTATTGGGCCAATGCCTGGGTCGTGGGTACCACCCTCTGAAGGGTATCATCGTCACCAACCATCTCAGGTTCTTCCGCgtaagttctgctatgatTCAACCCGTTTGCGAACTTTTTGTTTTCCAAAATACTCATTTCCAACTTCCATAGGGCCTACTTCCGCGGCCCCCGGACCATATCAGGCTGGGAATGGGTTCAACAACCACAACAGCAACGCTAACTATCCGTCGCcaagttcttcttcttcagcccCTTTCGCCGGTTCGTCTGCATTTGGATATGCCCTGAGCGCAGTCAATAAAGTTGCCGGCCGTAACACGAGGGATCAGCTTGAAAGTTTGGCGCAAAGTAAGtgaaaagagagaaagggagAGAGATGAAGTTGATTGTTTGATCGCAGCTGGCGGAAAGCTCCTGAGCAAGTTCAAATGAATGAACGAAGCTACCGGTGGATAGGCGGGAAACGTGGTATGTTCTGTTTTAGTTGCTGTGATGGAAGTCCGAGCTGAAGCTTTCCCTTTCCGTTTGATTGGGTTTTCTTTCTGGTGTCTTTTCTCTTGTCTCTGTGTTTCCTTACGGCAGTTAAAAGATAAACTTCTGTACTCGGGAATGACGGGTTCGAGTCATTTGTTTGTCTGAGCGAAGCTTCGCGTGTTTTTCTTCTCTCGAGATCTTTCCATAGTATCAAGATACTGGTCATCCCTGGTTCTTGGCATTACTGTAGTCTATTTCTATTTATCTACTGGAGTTTCTACTCAATACCTACTATCTATGTAAAAAAGGCCAAAGTGAAAGAAGAGAACAGTTTGTTCGAGCGAGCGAGTGAGAACGTCGGTCGCACTGCGATTTTTCTACGGATCTCAGCAACTAGTGCTACGACGATCCCCGGCCAAATTTACGTTTTCACGCCACTGAGCACACTAGTTTCCCCCCCTTCCCTTCTTCCCCAGTTGAGGGGGTTCATGCGCACTCCACTCAAATGAAAATATTTGTGACAGTCCATTCACGGTTCTACCTCTTCTGGAAGGTACAAGGAGTTTCCACGATCAACACGTTTTTTGCTAGAAACAGAATCCCTGGAAGGATCATATCGAGACGACGGAGCAGTGCATTGTTTAGGTTGAAAAAGGGTCATTAACCCGAGTAGGAGCGCTTAGCCAGCTGTCATGGAATGCATTCGGTTGCTACTGTTGCGCTGCAAAGGACGATGTTCTCGGAGAAAGAGGAGGCATTGAGATGACTGCAGCGAACCATGAGGTAAGAAGAAGCTGCTAAGGACGGCACAGCTCGCATAATGGCTGGTCGAACCTCCGCCGAATGAAAAACTGTGGGATGATGCTGGCCACGACACTGATGGAGGTTACCAGAGGGTTACATGGCAAGGTTATTTAATCTTCCATCGCCGTCGAACTATTGCTTATTTTGGCTGATCTTCACGGAAAACATTGCCCAAAGCTGTGACTATCTGTTATTGAATTAGAAGCGAGGGAAAACGATACCGtgtaaagaaaaaaagaggctgcttctgaAGGGCAGCCATGAGGACTTATAGTGTTCTCGTGTTTAGGTAAAGGCCGTCCGCGAAGATATGTAGGCTGGTTGTGCTCGAAAACGTCCGGCATATATAACTTGTCTGCGTATCGTccgttctcttcctttccatGCCCCTCCGCGAACCTTCGCCCACCACGACCCAATGTCGGTCACTGCCACCCCTCCCCACCATTATTCCCAACGTCCCACAGCGTCCTACATCAACTTTTCCTCCATCGACAACTATCCCACTTTTCAGCTTCCGGTAGATGGAGATACCACAGGAGGTGCGAATGCTATTCAGAACTTCTCAGATGGATCCCCCCAAGCTCTGCATTATCTTGATCACGAGTACCGCTCTCTCTTTGATTCCGGGGAGGCATCGACCTCTGCATCCATGCCAACTCTACAACACGCCACCGGCATGACACACCCCGATTATCTGGCAAGACCGTTCAGCGATCTATATCCCGAGGAAATACCCCCATATCAGCATCTTTGGTTTCCTCCTTCAACCCACGATCAACCACTAGAGCCTCCGTCGTCTCTGCTCAATTCTGATCCTCATTCTACCCGTTTTCCTCATAAAAAGTCCATCTCGCCCTCTCGGGCCTCAACCAGCACCAGATTACCGACTCTTTCAGAGATGGCTGTCACCCTGAATCCAAGTGCTGAAAGGCCGCCACCGCCTCCTAGTATGATTTGCGTCAACGAGCCCAATAGCGTTGGCGTTGCCCCCCTAGGAGCTGAGTGTACGTTAACCAGAGAGCGTAGACACGCTTGCTCTATGTGCCACAAAAGGTCCGCGATAAGCTTGTTTCGACGTCGTTTCTGCTTGCAGCCGTCCTGACCTTCAACCTCTTTCTTATCGATAGGTTCGATCGCCCCAGTACGCTCAGAAAGGTGAAGAaagtttctttctttctgaacAAGCCTAACGATGGATTCCCTCTCAGCATCTCCTCGTTCACACCGGTGAGAAAGGTGGCGTACTGATTTGTCTTTGAGCCCTTCAGAAATGGCTGACGACAATCCCTCCTTCCCGAACCCACCTTCCCTTCTCAACTCCCGGAAATTTTCTAGCCTTTCAATGCGAAGCTTGCGGTCGTCGATTTGGAGTGGCGTCCAATCTGAATCGTCACATTCGTCGTTGTCTCCTCAAACCCGTGAACGTGGTACAGGATACCACCCCATCTTCAACAGACGGCGAAGACAGAAGCCGCCGTAGTAGTACCACATCTCCAGTCGCCGAATCTCTTGAtcccaccatcaccaccaccgccactcGGGCCACCTCAAAAAGCCTGAACCAGAAACGGCGTAGACGAGCTCCGTCCCCGGCTCGTTGGATACCCGCATCTCTTCTCAACTTTAACCTTGAACCACCGCAAAAAACAGCTTCCGTGCCACTTCCACCTGTCAGACCTTCCGAATGGGATAACGAAGAACGTGATTCCTTTGATGAGAACGTCGGTGCTGCTCCGTATCATCCTCGAGAGTGGCAATACAAACCTTTTTTGCCGGGTCCTGGTATCGCATCAGGTTTTGGTTCTGGGAGAAGGTCAGGTGGACGAGGACAGATGTTTGGGAGTTTGCTTGTCTTTTGAAAGACACGGAAAGAAACAAAGAAACGGAGGAGGGTTCCAGAAGGACAAGTAGTTTTGTTAATCAGTTATTGTTACCCATTGGCTTTCTTGAAGGGAGAAACACTTGTCCTCGTTGATGTTGATATAGCTTAGTCGTATTTTGCATGTTACACCCATATATCTTGCTGGGGTCGAACGATCTACACCGTCTAACTCGTTTCAGGGACCCCCCCTTTCAGATGAGAAAAAAATCAACTCTGCCAATGGTATTGATATAAAAATAACGACATTCCTTCCGCTTTCGAAAAACGAGCAATCGTCTGGTGTTTCTTGGTACATGAACCCATAACCACCCAATCCTCATATTCACTTGCGCGTGCATCCAGATATGTTCGTAAGCTGGGTGGGACATGTAACTTGCTGGAAGGACACATTAGGGTTGTCTGCTCCTTGGAACCAATCTAGATCCCAGTGTCATTTAACCTCGATTTCACATTATATGATCGATACTACGCACCGAATCTGAAGGTGCAACCGGCTTGGAGGGCTATAAATCGTTTATCAGACGGGGAGTTCGATATGGGCGTTTAtaatgaaagaaagaaaggcaCTCACATGcaggaagttgagagcaCTGGTCACGACTGGAAACACCTCCGTACTGAGCACCCTGGCAGAATTTCCGAATAAGAGAAATGCGATAGTTGAGAGAGAGATAAAAACGACCCATACCCCGTTCCAACTACCGAATTGGGCTGGGCATCCTTGAGTGAAGAGACCTggagggggggagggggattTAAGTACTTGTTCCCAAGGTAAAGACTAAAGACTTCATACCAACTCCTCCTCCAGGAATAAGAATATCGAAATGATTACTTCCGAGGTCACCTCCCGTATTCGTAGCTTGAACGACCTACAGTGGAAAAGAGGGAACATATCAATATCAATATTAGGCTATACCTAAAAAGCAACAAATTTAACTCACCATCTTCTTCCCAGCAACCGGCCCACTCGTAAACGTCAACTCATAACACGCACAACACCAAGCAGCTTCAGTACCACCCGCAAGTTTAACAGCAGCGAAACCATACGCGGTGTTGTTATCGACTGCGAAAGGTGACATGTTGGTGCAGGTGAAAGCGGTTCCGCCGTCGCAACCAGATTTGACACTGGCATCTGTGAGTGTGTTTCCTGCTTTATCGCATGTCAATACGGGTTTTGTCACGGATGCCTGTTGgaaaacgaaaaaaaaataggGTTAGTGGAATCGGGGTgtgaaggtgaagatggTATGTCACGGTATATACCTTTCCGGTCCATGCACAGCTAGGCTTGCAGCAATCCCTGAAATGCGCAAAACCAAGGGAGTAAGCGGAGTAGACAGACGTGGACGTCGGAAGGGGTCTATCAAAAAACGAACCAGTATCTTGTAGTGACACCTGACTGTTGAGCAGCAACTCCTGCAACAAGGAGGGGTAGCAATGCAAGTTTGTTCATCATCGTGGAGGTGGGGTGCCAATGAGATTTCATTTTACAACAGACGGCGTGAGTTTATAAACCCCCCCACCCCCTCCCCCTCTTCTGTCCCATGCCCATGTTGTTCCGAAGATCCTAGATGGCTctttttttaattttttaAATCATTCGTTGTCCAAAGATGTGGGTGGGGGCCGCAGCGGAAAAAATCGTGAAGGAGGGTTGTTTGGTTCCTTGGATActccgagtccgagtcaAAAAAAGTAAAAAGTGCTCGACGCTCGTGCTCTAAAGTCACCGAACCCTGAGTAGAATTTACATCATACTGTAGACTGTAACTTCTCCGCCGGACTGTAGTACCCAGGGGTCCAGGGTGAAGTTCGTCCGGCAATCGTCGAACTTCGGTCCAGAACGAGAACCcgatgattttgatttttttcaaTTTCAAAGAACGAACCCAGTGCAGTTGAGATCTGTCAAGTGCAAGTCGAgtgtgaaaaaaaaaaaaaaaaaaagaggaaaagcaaggaaggaaagaaaaaaaaacaacgatTTCATGATCAAAACATACCGAGGGAGCGGGAAATTATACCGATAAAGATGCGTATGGTGTCGGCGTATTAGAGGAAAAGGAGATTGAATAGAATCTCAACAAACATGACCTTGGGAAATGGGGGCCATGTCGGTCGACAATCAGTTGCACCAATTAACGGCTAAAGCGCTAACCGTTCGGAAGAACGTCGATGTCGGATTCGGAATGAACAAACCGTGACTGACTGGTTGTAAATCAAAGCCCCCGTTTTCTCAAAGGGAGGAGTTATACCAACCCGCCTAGGTATACCCGCTCTGTGTCGTTGCGagttgaatattgaattgtTGAATCCCGGTAGACCGCGTTGGAAAAGAGTGATACCGCGACCAGGTCCAATTCCGTCTACATTACCATATACGGCAAGTACTTCCTCATCCCAATTCGAGTCATGAATTAAAATGCACAGATAGATATAGAGATAGATATATAGATATATATATAACAACTTAAACTACTACCACTGTATTATCGACCGCGCGTAAAAACCATAAGTAGTATGTAAATCTTCAAAACCCCAAAGGGAAGGGTAGGAAGGAGGGAACgaataaaaaaaaaaatcaacatCACAAAAACAAACCCTTTTCCAACTATTTCACCAGCTAACCACGTAGCTCCCAATCTCCACCGCGTGGCCAAAAAAAAGACAACCAATAACCACAATCGACGGAAAAAGgtgggaaagaaaaaaagggcAAAAAAAGGGCACTAAGCTTCCACACGAAACTCAACACTCCTCTCCACATTCACCTCCATCGCAGTATGACTCTTATGATGActcggatgatgatgatgcatTTTCGTCTTGTTGAAAATGACCACACCACCAGGTGATAACGCCAGGTCGTTCCCTCCATCTGTGTGTTCGGATCCGGATTGGCGGCGTAGTGCTCGGCGGCAGTTGAGCCTGTGGTTGagttttttaaaaaaaaaagcacgTCAATATCCGTGGAACGGATGATCCCCCACGGTAGGGGACTTACATGGCAAGAACCGAATTTGCGTATActagaggaggaggagaaggtcgTTAGAGAGTGCTCGAGTGTGGTAGGAAGAGCTTATACGTACGCTTCGCGATGATAAAGTGTAATGCTAAGAAGATGAGATTATCCATGACTAGCCACTAAAGGTCAAGATCTCAGCAGTTATTTGAATGATGCGAAATTGTAGGTTCAAACGTACACATATCATCGAAACAATAGTTGCGGCGCTATAAGAGAAGATCCATATTGATCAGGTGGAAACGGGATTCCTTGAAATTCGGTGACATACGTAGTGAGAGCACCATTCTCCAATGTGTACAAGATCAAGGACCTGATCACTGTATCGAGGCTGCAGGTCGGGATCGGGTAAGAGATAATGCAATAAAAAATAGGACCTTTGGAACATGCCTTAACGACGATGAGCGAGAGCCGTGAAGAATGGCCATCATGGTGATGGTGATAAGAATATCGACTCCAGATGAGAGCCCCAGTCCAAGAGAGAAGATCCACTACGAAAGGTAAATTGAATTATTTCCCTACAACGAGAATGGAACCCACCGTATGATGATCCTTGAAGACGGCAAGGCTACGGTCCTTCAGCCTGTAAGCCAGATTTAAGTAGGCGTTCATATCCACCAAGTAGACGAACGTACATGAGATGCGCAGTCGCTGAAGTGTGGAGGTGAGCAATGGATGGAGTACGCTAGAAGGTAACTTACTTAGAGCGAAACCTACCCGACCCCATTTCATTCAATATTTAGTCGGTCTCTTGAAGTAGATCCAACTCACCGACTCGAAGTAGAGCCAAAACTACCTGAAAGAAGGGTGTTTGAATTAAACGGCGATCAGATGTATGGAGGTAACTTACGATAGGAATGGTGACAAGCAGTCGATATTTCGAAAGGACTTTGGAAATGGAAAAAACTGAGGGTTGACATGTGTGATGAGAATGAGGTAACACGCACGATTGTATATCCTATACGCAAAAAAGCTATCGAGGAGTTTCATTAACATTTGGGATTGATGAAACACTGGGGCGCTGGCTTACCCGTGGACGAGAAGGGTAAGGACGCCCTGAGGAACCAACGGCAGTGAGTATAGAGGGAAACATATATTGAAGTTACACACCGTTACGCTGACAGACAGCTGCCAATGTTATAAGACGCGGGGTTACGGCATGCATGGAAACAGAGAACACGTACGGGAATTCCTCTAAAAAGACGGGTCAAAtcaaaagaaaaaacaaaaacaaaaaaacacGGTAAGCTTACTTTGGTATGCTATCAATCCGTTCTGGAGCTCCAAAGTCGACCACAAACCACGACCACAAACCAGCCCAGACCGAGACATTATGAAGTGTGTCGAGAAGCCTGTTTTGAAACGAGAATTGTCAATGGCGAGGTGAGAAAAGCGAGGGAAGTTGCGTGCCAGATGAGACCGATCTGAAAGAAGCGTGACCGTGTTTAAGGATGGTGATGGGAatagaagaagaggatgaactGACGAAGATCTTCATTCCCACCGGATCCCGCCTATACATTCGACCGTAGATAAAACACTGCATAAAGAGCACTCCGGACAATCTGTCAAGGGAATATATGAGTGGGAAGTATACCAAGTGAGAAAAGGACATACAAAGACGAGCACAGCGCACCGAGGAGAAGAGCGCCATAGTTTGTTCCTATCGATATTGTGGCCATTCAAATGAGTGTTGCAGAAGGAAcgaagagagaaaaaaaaagggagTAGTTATCCGAGTTCATTCTGCCTATCGTCCTCGACCCTGCAACATTTCGTAAATTTCaaataaaataaaaattCAGCCGGCGACCCGATCGATCGTGCCTTTATAACAAAAAAAGTTGCGTTTCTTACGACAAACTGTCGAAATTAGACTTGCTTGAGCCGCTTTTTTCTGTAAAAGTTGCTTTTTTCACAGATTGCTCGAGGCGAAAGGAAACAGCTAAGCGGCATGCAACACCGGTGCCGCTCCGGTCTCCAGACACGTTCCGACCGGGACCGACCTAAGGACGGATGTGGGACTGGACTGACCTTGGCTTTACCCCACAGCAACGACCACGACAACCCCCACCGCTTGTATTGAGCACACCACGCTGTTACGGGAATTTTGCTGACTTGGCGCTTGAACATATGATTGTCAGCGGGGAAACTGCGAACAATCACGCGTGCCTGGCCCGGGACCTACTGTCACTACGCTTTTGGTTGCAAACCGCCAGCGAGCTTGGAAGGTGGTTTAGAGATGAGTCGAGATCGGTATCCGTTGCGGATGCAGGCAATACCAGAGGTTGCTAGGGCCGACGAGTCTTCATCAGGTGGCCTTAGTGGCAACACAGTCGACGGCGACTCTATCAAGGCCAGCGATTTGGACTCTATATGTGAGTCTTTCTCATTATTATCAATCATATTCACGACTCTTGATCTCTTCAAAAAGCTCAACGACGGCCGGTATGGAACCCTGCATTCAACTTTCCTTCACCCTTAGTAATCATTCTCTCTAGGAATCATCTGCCTACTTTGACGATCCCAACTGGGACAGCGACGAGTTCGACCTCGAAGACGACAGTCCTTATCCAGAGGTCCGTTCAGCAGTAGCCAACACAGATGACCCTACCATGCCGGTGTCCACTCTCCGAGCATGGGTCATTGGCATCTTTTCAGCAATCCTATTCTCTGGCGTGAACCAATTCTTCATGTTTCGATATCCCTCCATCACCTTCACCACTATTGTCCCATTACTACTATCCTACCCCTTCGGACGTGCAGCAGCAGCCTACATTCCAAGACATTGGACATTATTTGGCCTCGAAATGAATCCTGGTCCCTTTTCTATCAAAGAACACGTCTTAATAACAGTGAGTGCCCTCCTACTCCCGCAAATGTCCAGACCCTCATGCTCTCACTAGGTCATGGTTGGTCACGTACCTTCTCCTTTCAGCGTATTTTTACCAACCGCGGTCTTTACAGGCTTCCGTGGCTTCCGAATCAGCATATGCTACGGACATCATTGCCGTCCAGCGTGTGTTCTACAAGCAAGTATACAATTTCAGCTGTACGTCTTGCCTTCCCCTCATCCCTTGTTGTTTTCCCCTCCTCATCCTGTTCCGCAGACCAATGGTTTCTGGTAATGTCCACTCAGTTTATTGGTTTCTCAATCGGTGGAATCGCCCGACGTATTCTTGTCGATCCTCCCTCAATGATATGGCCGACGAACCTTGTGACATGTGCTCTTTTCAATGCTCTCCACTCGGAGTATTACACCGGCGCTGGAACTCGTGGTGGCATGTCACGCCAGAAATATTTTTGGCTCGTGTTTGCACTTtcatttgcttggtgtgagTGGCTGTTTCGACTATACTCACAAACTATTGATTAACGTTTCTTTCAGATTTTCTACCCGGCTATCTCTGTTCGTGCTATTTTTCGATATCCCGGTGGATTCGGACTGATTGATATCGACAGTCCGAGCGCTTTCGTACTTTTCGTGGGTAACCTGGATTTGGCCTGAGAATCCTGGTGGGTCACCATTTGATGTTCTGTGCCTGTGGCGCTTTTAAGTTGTACTAACCCTCAACTCAAAACAGTTGTAGCTCAACTCTTCGGGTTCGTCGTTTCCGCCGACAGTTTTTACCTTTCTGCATTTTTTTTGATTATCATCTTGCGAACCTCAGCTATATCAATGGCTTGGTAGGTTAAAACCTTATGTTTCTCGACGTACTAGCTGACTTTGGTTGAAGGGATTTTCCATCTTGACCTTCGATTGGGTTCAAATCGCGTGCGTAGATTTGCGCATACTCTCCGTCGGGTCCCTATTCACTTCACCTGATAGATACATTGGCTCTCCTCTAGTAACGCCATGTTCGGCTCACCCAGTACTATCCCTTTTCCATGAACCGCTTCTAACTTGAACTTCTAGGGTGGGCACAAGCGAACGTCATCGTCGGCTTCATATTCTTCTACTGTAGGTTTCGTTCTTTGACTACTTGAGGAGCGAGAACTGACCTTCACGGAAGGGATAATAACACCGATACTATACGTAAGGGTTGATCGATTGTGAGGTCATTGTTGAACTCTAATGAAGTCACCTCCCTAGTTCAACAACGTCTGGTTCGCCCAGTACATGCCGTCCGTTATCTCTCTTCCCCCTTGCTCCTTGAATATATCTACTGACATGGTTACCTGTTTTCAGGATCTTGAACAAGTCGTGTTTCGACAATACGTATCATTCGTATAATGTTACTCGAATTCTCAAACTTCCCGATATGACATTCGACCTTGAAGCATACAAAGACTATAGTCCGCTATTTCTATCGTCAGTCAACCTTggattgattttttttgacaAGTTCACTTATCGTTTCGTTCCATTTAGCACGACTTTTGCGCTGTCTTATGGGTATGACCACTCGGCTCTCAGATTATCGAAAGGATataataaaaataaaaattc is a window from the Marasmius oreades isolate 03SP1 chromosome 6, whole genome shotgun sequence genome containing:
- a CDS encoding uncharacterized protein (CAZy:GH45), whose translation is MKSHWHPTSTMMNKLALLPLLVAGVAAQQSGVTTRYWDCCKPSCAWTGKASVTKPVLTCDKAGNTLTDASVKSGCDGGTAFTCTNMSPFAVDNNTAYGFAAVKLAGGTEAAWCCACYELTFTSGPVAGKKMVVQATNTGGDLGSNHFDILIPGGGVGLFTQGCPAQFGSWNGGAQYGGVSSRDQCSQLPASLQAGCTFRFDWFQGADNPNVSFQQVTCPTQLTNISGCTRK